The Streptomyces sp. NBC_01353 genome contains a region encoding:
- a CDS encoding excinuclease ABC subunit UvrA encodes MHDSSEDHRHDPYVRVRGAREHNLAGVDVDIPRDAIAVFTGVSGSGKSSLAFGTIYAEAQRRYFESVAPYARRLIHQVGAPKVGEITGLPPAVSLEQRRSSPNARSSVGTVTTLSNSLRMLFSRAGSYPAGAEQLDSDAFSPNTAAGACPACHGLGRVHQTSEELLVPDPELSIREGAIAAWPGAWQGKNLRDVLDTLGHDVDRPWRELDAQDREWILFTDEQPVVTVHPVREAGRIQRPYQGTYMSARRYVMHTFSDSKSATLRAKAERFLTSEPCPVCGGNRLRPEALAVTFAGRTIAELASLPLTALAALLTGHDGSETARVLTEDLLARISTVTELGLGYLSLDRTTPSLSNGELQRLRLATQLRSGLFGVVYVLDEPSAGLHPADTEALLVVLDRLKASGNSVFVVEHHLDVVRHADWIVDVGPRAGVHGGRVLHSGPPHELAGVEESATRRFLFDRADVAERAVREPAGWLRTGPITRHNLKGLDTAFPLGVLTAVTGVSGSGKSTLVGELSEELAGVERLVTVDQKPIGRTPRSNLATYTGLFDVVRKLFTATEEARARGYKAGRFSFNVPGGRCETCQGEGFVSVELLFLPSTYAPCPDCHGARYNPETLEVRLRGLTIAEVLDLTVEAAAGFFADTPAAARSLRTLLDVGLGYLRLGQPATELSGGEAQRIKLASELQRLRRGHTLYVLDEPTTGLHPADVEVLMSQLHGLVDAGHSVIVVEHDMDVVATADWVLDLGPGGGEEGGRIVAEGPPAEVARVASSRTAPYLAARLDA; translated from the coding sequence ATGCACGACAGCTCCGAAGACCACCGTCACGACCCGTACGTCCGCGTCCGCGGCGCCCGCGAGCACAATCTCGCGGGCGTCGATGTCGACATTCCGCGTGACGCGATCGCCGTCTTCACCGGGGTGTCCGGCTCCGGCAAGTCCTCGCTCGCCTTCGGCACGATCTACGCGGAGGCCCAGCGCCGCTACTTCGAGTCGGTCGCACCCTACGCGCGGCGGCTGATCCATCAGGTGGGCGCGCCGAAGGTCGGCGAGATCACCGGCCTGCCGCCCGCGGTCTCGCTCGAGCAGCGCCGCTCGTCGCCGAACGCCCGCTCGTCGGTCGGCACGGTCACGACCCTGTCGAACTCGCTGCGGATGCTGTTCTCCCGCGCCGGCTCGTATCCGGCCGGGGCCGAGCAGCTCGACTCCGACGCGTTCTCGCCGAACACCGCGGCCGGGGCCTGCCCCGCGTGCCACGGTCTGGGCAGGGTCCACCAGACCAGCGAGGAACTGCTCGTCCCCGATCCGGAGTTGTCGATCAGGGAGGGGGCGATCGCCGCCTGGCCCGGTGCCTGGCAGGGCAAGAACCTCCGCGACGTCCTCGACACCCTCGGACATGACGTCGACCGGCCGTGGCGGGAGCTGGACGCGCAGGACCGGGAGTGGATCCTCTTCACGGACGAGCAGCCGGTCGTCACGGTCCATCCGGTACGGGAGGCGGGGCGTATCCAACGCCCGTACCAGGGCACGTACATGAGCGCCCGGCGCTATGTGATGCACACCTTCTCCGACTCAAAGAGCGCGACCCTGCGCGCGAAGGCCGAGCGCTTTCTGACCAGCGAGCCGTGCCCGGTGTGCGGCGGCAACAGACTGCGCCCGGAGGCCCTCGCCGTCACGTTCGCGGGGCGTACGATCGCCGAGCTGGCGTCCCTGCCGCTGACGGCGCTCGCGGCGCTGCTCACGGGGCACGACGGCTCGGAGACCGCGCGGGTCCTCACCGAGGACCTGCTCGCGCGGATCAGCACGGTGACCGAGCTCGGCCTCGGCTATCTGAGCCTGGACCGCACCACCCCGTCCCTGTCCAACGGCGAACTCCAACGGCTGCGGCTCGCCACCCAGTTGCGTTCCGGGCTGTTCGGTGTCGTGTACGTCCTCGACGAGCCGTCCGCGGGACTGCACCCGGCCGACACCGAGGCGCTCCTGGTGGTCCTGGACCGGCTCAAGGCGTCCGGGAACTCGGTGTTCGTGGTCGAACACCACCTCGACGTGGTGCGCCACGCCGACTGGATCGTGGATGTCGGTCCGCGGGCGGGGGTGCACGGCGGCCGGGTGCTGCACAGCGGCCCGCCGCACGAGCTGGCGGGTGTCGAGGAGTCAGCGACCCGCCGGTTCCTCTTCGACCGCGCGGACGTGGCCGAGCGGGCTGTGCGCGAGCCCGCCGGCTGGCTGCGGACCGGCCCGATCACGCGCCACAACCTCAAGGGATTGGACACGGCCTTCCCCCTCGGGGTCCTGACGGCGGTGACCGGTGTCTCGGGATCGGGCAAGTCGACGCTGGTGGGCGAGTTGTCGGAGGAACTGGCGGGAGTGGAGCGCCTGGTGACGGTCGACCAGAAGCCGATCGGACGGACCCCCCGCTCCAACCTCGCCACGTACACGGGCCTCTTCGACGTCGTACGCAAGCTCTTCACAGCCACCGAGGAGGCTCGTGCCCGTGGCTACAAGGCGGGGCGGTTCTCGTTCAACGTGCCCGGCGGGCGCTGCGAGACCTGCCAGGGCGAGGGGTTCGTCTCGGTCGAGCTGCTCTTCCTGCCGAGTACGTACGCACCCTGCCCGGACTGCCACGGGGCCCGCTACAACCCGGAGACCCTGGAGGTCCGGCTGCGCGGGCTCACCATCGCCGAGGTGCTCGACCTGACCGTCGAGGCCGCGGCCGGATTCTTCGCCGACACCCCGGCCGCCGCACGCAGCCTGCGCACCCTGCTCGACGTCGGCCTCGGCTATCTCCGGCTCGGTCAGCCGGCGACCGAGCTCTCCGGCGGCGAGGCCCAGCGCATCAAACTCGCCTCCGAGCTCCAGCGGCTGCGCCGCGGCCACACCCTCTACGTCCTGGACGAGCCGACGACCGGCCTGCACCCGGCCGATGTCGAGGTGCTGATGAGCCAGTTGCACGGGCTGGTCGACGCCGGGCATTCGGTGATCGTCGTCGAGCACGACATGGACGTGGTCGCCACGGCCGACTGGGTGCTCGACCTCGGGCCGGGCGGTGGCGAGGAGGGCGGCCGGATCGTCGCCGAAGGGCCGCCCGCCGAGGTGGCACGCGTCGCGTCGAGTCGGACGGCGCCGTATCTGGCGGCCCGACTCGACGCGTGA
- a CDS encoding YceI family protein — MTTESQSTTVLPLVPGDWAFDPLHSSVGFTVRHLGISKVRGRFNELTAGLLVGDALDTSSITATVALASIDTGNADRDAHVRAADLLDVEKRPTMSFRSTRIAGAGEDWTLEGDLTIGEVTRPITFDVEFGGVVDVPMDGSRHAGFDATGEFRRSDFGLDFAPGFLGDVIKVSLEVQFVEPK; from the coding sequence ATGACCACCGAATCGCAGAGCACCACCGTCCTTCCGCTCGTCCCCGGCGACTGGGCCTTCGACCCGCTGCACTCCTCCGTCGGCTTCACCGTCCGCCACCTCGGCATCTCCAAGGTGCGCGGCCGCTTCAACGAGCTCACGGCCGGACTCCTCGTCGGCGACGCCCTCGACACCTCCTCCATCACCGCGACCGTCGCCCTCGCCTCCATCGACACCGGCAACGCCGATCGCGACGCCCATGTGCGCGCAGCGGACCTCCTCGACGTGGAGAAGCGACCGACGATGAGCTTCCGCTCCACCCGCATCGCAGGGGCCGGCGAGGACTGGACCCTGGAGGGCGACCTCACCATCGGCGAGGTGACCCGGCCCATCACCTTCGACGTCGAGTTCGGGGGCGTTGTCGACGTCCCCATGGACGGCAGCAGGCACGCGGGCTTCGACGCCACCGGAGAGTTCCGGCGCAGCGACTTCGGGCTCGACTTCGCCCCCGGCTTCCTCGGTGACGTGATCAAGGTGAGCCTGGAGGTCCAGTTCGTCGAGCCCAAGTAG
- a CDS encoding helix-turn-helix transcriptional regulator, whose translation MSDNELGAFLRARREAMTPAEAGLPAGPRRRTPGLRRTELAMLAGISIEYLARLEQGRDRNPSPQVLGALSEALRLPLDARVHLRNLMKSGMQRHMCAVTPGPAREVRATVRALLDRLGPTPAAVVNMLGETVAYTDGYARLAGPVGLLDGDPPNRLRFVFTDPRAREVFPDWDRVADQQVGALSFAVTGSDAHMAELAQELTVTAGRAFSDRLRTPGLLRARSGVDRFVHPEAGELRLAYEVLELPETDGQHMVVHLPADEATSSALDGLMGRRPGTLRAVGG comes from the coding sequence ATGAGCGACAACGAACTGGGGGCGTTCCTGCGCGCCCGACGCGAGGCGATGACTCCCGCGGAGGCCGGGCTTCCGGCGGGCCCGCGGCGGCGGACGCCGGGCCTGCGCCGGACGGAGCTGGCGATGCTGGCCGGGATCAGTATCGAGTACCTGGCCCGGCTGGAGCAGGGCCGGGACCGTAATCCGTCCCCGCAGGTCCTGGGCGCGCTCAGTGAGGCGCTGCGGCTGCCGCTGGACGCCCGGGTGCATCTGCGCAACCTGATGAAGTCGGGCATGCAGCGGCACATGTGCGCGGTGACGCCCGGTCCGGCCCGCGAGGTGCGGGCCACGGTCCGGGCGCTGCTGGACCGGCTGGGTCCGACGCCGGCCGCGGTGGTGAACATGCTGGGCGAGACCGTGGCGTACACCGACGGCTATGCCCGGCTGGCAGGTCCGGTGGGGCTGCTGGACGGGGATCCGCCGAACCGTCTGCGTTTCGTGTTCACCGATCCGCGGGCCCGTGAGGTGTTCCCCGACTGGGACCGGGTGGCCGATCAGCAGGTGGGGGCGCTGTCCTTCGCCGTGACCGGTTCCGATGCGCACATGGCGGAGCTGGCCCAGGAGCTGACGGTGACGGCGGGCCGGGCATTCTCCGACCGGCTGCGCACACCGGGGCTGCTGCGGGCACGCTCGGGCGTCGACCGGTTCGTCCATCCGGAGGCGGGGGAATTGCGGCTCGCGTACGAGGTGCTGGAGCTTCCGGAGACCGACGGCCAGCACATGGTGGTGCACCTGCCGGCCGACGAGGCGACGTCGTCGGCGCTCGACGGCCTGATGGGCCGCCGCCCGGGGACCTTGCGCGCGGTCGGCGGCTGA
- a CDS encoding extracellular solute-binding protein produces the protein MNIRPLAGPVALMATLALCVTACGSTDDPANADGAAKVTVWIMKDSVTDDFLTRFRTDFEATHKGTTLDIQIQEWDGIGEKVTAALASKDAPDVIEVGNTQVAQYAASGGVRDLGAKVAELNGADWLPGLAEPGKVDGKQYGIPWYAANRVVIYHKELFAKAGVTAPPKTRAEWLTVTAKLNKGSTQGIYLPGQNWYTLSGFIWEDGGDLAVQDGKEWKGALDTPQALAGMDFYRQLQALGKGPKDSDEAKPPQADVFAKGDVAQIIAVPGGAKIVEEGNPALRGKLGFFPIPGKTADKPGAVFTGGSDLIVPEASAHPDAAYEVVKALAGEKWQTEMARTMSYVPNRTSLAHVIQDDEGTAAMAAGAAQGRATPNSPQWAAVEATNPIKQYMTAVLTGTDPARAAKDASESITKTLGS, from the coding sequence GTGAACATCCGCCCCCTCGCCGGCCCTGTCGCTCTCATGGCGACCCTGGCTCTCTGTGTCACCGCCTGCGGTTCCACCGACGACCCCGCGAACGCCGACGGGGCCGCGAAGGTCACCGTCTGGATCATGAAGGACAGCGTCACCGACGACTTCCTCACCCGCTTCCGCACCGACTTCGAGGCGACGCACAAGGGCACCACCCTCGACATCCAGATCCAGGAGTGGGACGGCATCGGCGAGAAGGTCACCGCGGCCCTGGCCAGCAAGGACGCCCCCGACGTCATCGAGGTCGGCAACACCCAGGTCGCCCAGTACGCGGCGAGCGGCGGCGTCCGCGACCTCGGCGCCAAGGTCGCCGAGCTGAACGGTGCCGACTGGCTGCCCGGCCTCGCCGAGCCCGGCAAGGTCGACGGCAAGCAGTACGGCATCCCCTGGTACGCCGCCAACCGTGTCGTCATCTACCACAAGGAGCTCTTCGCCAAGGCCGGCGTCACCGCCCCGCCGAAGACCCGCGCCGAGTGGCTCACCGTCACCGCCAAGCTCAACAAGGGCTCCACACAAGGCATCTACCTCCCCGGACAGAACTGGTACACCCTGTCGGGCTTCATCTGGGAGGACGGCGGCGACCTCGCCGTGCAAGACGGCAAGGAGTGGAAGGGCGCGCTCGACACCCCCCAGGCCCTCGCGGGCATGGACTTCTACCGGCAGCTCCAGGCCCTCGGCAAGGGCCCCAAGGACTCCGACGAGGCCAAGCCGCCGCAGGCCGATGTCTTCGCCAAGGGCGACGTCGCCCAGATCATCGCCGTACCCGGCGGAGCGAAGATCGTCGAAGAGGGCAATCCGGCACTCAGGGGCAAGCTCGGCTTCTTCCCGATCCCCGGGAAGACGGCGGACAAGCCCGGCGCGGTCTTCACCGGCGGCTCCGACCTCATCGTCCCCGAAGCCTCCGCCCACCCCGACGCCGCCTACGAGGTCGTCAAGGCGCTCGCCGGTGAGAAGTGGCAGACGGAGATGGCCAGAACGATGAGTTACGTCCCCAACCGCACCTCGCTCGCCCATGTGATCCAGGACGACGAGGGCACCGCGGCCATGGCCGCCGGCGCCGCGCAGGGCCGCGCCACGCCCAATTCCCCGCAGTGGGCGGCCGTGGAGGCCACCAACCCGATCAAGCAGTACATGACCGCCGTGCTCACCGGCACCGACCCGGCGCGGGCCGCCAAGGACGCGTCGGAGAGCATCACCAAGACCCTCGGCTCGTGA
- a CDS encoding sugar ABC transporter permease has translation MSGPRRGAAALWPYLLVAPTVLGGALLLGYPLVRNLLISFQRYGMGELIRGGAGFVGLQNYRTVLADPEFWEVVRRTFWWTLVNVVLIMVIGTLVALMMRRLGRRMRILVTSGLVLAWASPVIATTTVFQWLFASRLGIVNWVLVRLGFTSFEGYSWLADGTAAFTVLVLLVVWQSVPFAAITLHAALLTVPEELYESARLDGAGAFRIFRSLTLPLLRPIFGLVLCLEVIWVFRCFAQIWAVTRGGPGEATTTLPVYAYRVAQSLHRYDLGAAVSTLTVLILVAVLIAYFRQMLRQEADR, from the coding sequence GTGAGCGGACCACGTCGCGGGGCCGCCGCCCTCTGGCCCTACCTCCTCGTCGCCCCGACCGTCCTCGGCGGTGCCCTGCTCCTCGGCTACCCCCTCGTCCGCAACCTGCTGATCTCCTTCCAGCGGTACGGAATGGGCGAACTCATCCGGGGCGGCGCCGGGTTCGTCGGTCTCCAGAACTACCGGACGGTCCTGGCCGACCCGGAGTTCTGGGAGGTCGTCCGACGCACCTTCTGGTGGACGCTCGTCAACGTCGTCCTGATCATGGTGATCGGCACGCTCGTCGCGCTGATGATGCGGCGGCTCGGCCGGCGGATGAGGATCCTGGTGACGAGCGGGCTCGTCCTCGCCTGGGCCAGCCCGGTCATCGCCACCACCACCGTGTTCCAGTGGCTCTTCGCCTCCCGCCTCGGCATCGTCAACTGGGTACTCGTGCGCCTGGGATTCACCTCCTTCGAGGGGTACTCCTGGCTCGCCGACGGCACGGCCGCCTTCACCGTCCTCGTCCTGCTCGTGGTGTGGCAGTCGGTCCCCTTCGCCGCCATCACCCTGCACGCTGCCCTGCTGACCGTCCCCGAGGAGCTGTACGAGTCCGCCCGTCTGGACGGAGCCGGGGCCTTTCGGATCTTCCGCTCCCTCACCCTGCCGCTGCTCCGGCCGATCTTCGGTCTGGTGCTGTGCCTCGAAGTCATCTGGGTCTTCCGCTGCTTCGCCCAGATCTGGGCCGTCACCCGGGGCGGCCCCGGCGAGGCGACGACCACCCTGCCGGTCTACGCGTACCGGGTCGCCCAGTCGCTCCACCGCTACGACCTCGGCGCTGCCGTCTCCACCCTGACGGTGCTCATCCTGGTCGCCGTGCTGATCGCCTACTTCCGTCAGATGCTCCGGCAGGAGGCCGACCGGTGA
- a CDS encoding dodecin — protein MSNHTYRVTEIVGTSTENVDQAIRNGIDRASQKLRGLDWFEVTQVRGHLVDGAIAHYQVGLKVGFRLEDGD, from the coding sequence ATGTCGAACCACACCTACCGCGTCACCGAGATCGTCGGCACCTCCACGGAGAACGTGGACCAGGCCATTCGCAACGGCATCGACCGGGCCTCGCAGAAGCTCCGCGGCCTCGACTGGTTCGAGGTGACACAGGTGCGCGGTCACCTCGTCGACGGGGCGATCGCGCACTACCAGGTCGGGCTGAAGGTCGGCTTCCGGCTGGAGGACGGCGACTGA
- a CDS encoding GntR family transcriptional regulator encodes MELKRERVREHLLAVIDGRRPGDAIPSERTLCATLGVSRPTLRAAVDELVATGVLVREHGRGMFVAPAKITQELVAEDHAAGAPRSRGSWTSTVLEFRTVRAGARIGRKLKLSPAAELVYVARLRHVDGAPIALEHLHVPADLVPGLTPADMESGFYAHLREKCRIRTAHAVQSIEPTVLSEEEAELLGVPVLSPALLFDRITSDTGGRPVEYVRSLYRGDRYRIVSRLALSDGAADHPAPDVSRTGAWWGTVE; translated from the coding sequence ATGGAGCTCAAGCGGGAGCGGGTACGGGAGCATCTGCTGGCCGTGATCGACGGGCGCCGCCCCGGCGACGCCATCCCCTCCGAGCGCACCCTGTGCGCCACGCTCGGCGTCTCACGCCCCACCCTGCGCGCCGCCGTCGACGAACTCGTCGCGACGGGCGTGCTGGTACGGGAGCACGGACGCGGCATGTTCGTCGCACCGGCCAAGATCACCCAGGAGCTCGTCGCCGAGGACCACGCGGCGGGCGCGCCCCGGAGCCGCGGCAGCTGGACGAGCACGGTGCTGGAGTTCCGTACCGTACGGGCGGGCGCTCGGATCGGACGGAAGCTGAAGCTCTCCCCCGCGGCGGAGCTGGTGTACGTGGCGCGGCTGCGGCACGTCGACGGGGCTCCGATCGCCCTGGAGCATCTGCACGTCCCCGCGGATCTGGTGCCCGGCCTGACCCCCGCCGACATGGAGAGCGGCTTCTACGCCCATCTGCGAGAGAAGTGCCGCATCCGGACGGCGCACGCCGTCCAGTCGATCGAGCCGACCGTCCTGAGCGAGGAGGAGGCCGAACTGCTCGGCGTCCCCGTCCTCTCCCCCGCCCTGCTCTTCGACCGGATCACCTCGGACACGGGCGGGCGGCCGGTGGAGTACGTCCGCTCGCTGTACCGGGGCGACCGCTACCGGATCGTCTCCCGGCTCGCCCTCTCCGACGGCGCCGCCGACCACCCGGCGCCCGACGTGTCGCGGACCGGGGCGTGGTGGGGCACGGTGGAGTGA
- a CDS encoding carbohydrate ABC transporter permease: MKPRALRRLPLNTAASIVFALAVFPVYWMVSTAFKPTPDIQAETPVLLPTSVTLEHFAHAVEADGFWLFWRNSLIVTAGCVLLALVVALGAAFAVARMRWRGRRAFVLMVFIAQVAPWEALLIPMYVIARDADLLDRLGTLTLIYFMITLPFTVVTLRSFLAAVPAELEEAAQVDGCTRTQAFRRVTLPLLAPGLLATSLFGFITAWNEFAFANMLIIKNQDDRTLPVWLSSFSNVFGTDWGATMAASTLFALPVLVLFLVLQGRVAAGMTGGAVKG, from the coding sequence GTGAAACCCCGCGCCCTGCGCCGACTCCCCCTGAACACCGCCGCCTCGATCGTCTTCGCCCTCGCCGTCTTCCCGGTGTACTGGATGGTCTCCACGGCCTTCAAACCCACACCCGACATCCAGGCCGAGACCCCCGTCCTGCTGCCGACCTCCGTCACCCTGGAGCACTTCGCGCACGCCGTCGAGGCGGACGGCTTCTGGCTCTTCTGGCGCAACAGCCTGATCGTCACCGCCGGTTGCGTCCTGCTCGCGCTCGTCGTGGCCCTCGGCGCCGCCTTCGCCGTCGCCCGGATGCGCTGGCGCGGCCGGCGCGCCTTCGTCCTCATGGTCTTCATCGCACAAGTGGCGCCCTGGGAGGCGCTGTTGATCCCGATGTACGTCATCGCCCGGGACGCGGACCTGCTCGACCGGCTCGGAACCCTGACCCTGATCTACTTCATGATCACCCTGCCGTTCACCGTCGTCACCCTACGCTCCTTCCTCGCCGCCGTCCCCGCCGAACTCGAGGAGGCCGCCCAGGTCGACGGCTGCACCCGCACCCAGGCCTTCCGCCGCGTGACCCTCCCCCTGCTGGCCCCCGGTCTGCTGGCCACCTCGCTCTTCGGATTCATCACCGCCTGGAACGAGTTCGCCTTCGCCAACATGCTCATCATCAAGAACCAGGACGACCGGACGCTGCCCGTCTGGCTCTCCTCCTTCTCCAACGTCTTCGGCACCGACTGGGGCGCCACCATGGCCGCGTCCACCCTCTTCGCCCTGCCCGTCCTCGTCCTCTTCCTGGTCCTGCAGGGCCGGGTCGCCGCCGGGATGACCGGCGGAGCCGTGAAGGGATAG
- a CDS encoding beta-N-acetylhexosaminidase, protein MPVPQLVPHPTQLTVLPGRFTFDADTALKIAPGAGVAAELLRTLLEPATGLRLPERPDGPVVLALDPALTGLGDEGYGLTVGPEGVLLCAARPRGLLAGVQTLRQLLPVQALLDEPVTGVEWSVPCVQITDVPRFSWRGAMLDVARHFRPVSFLRRYVDLLALHKLNVLHLHLTDDQGWRMPIAGYPRLTEIGGLPHGGAYTRSELAGLVRHAAERGVTVVPEIEMPGHARAALAAYPELGNRPDRVLGVWDHWGVCDTVLGVHDGVLDFCRDVLDEVLDVFPSPHIHIGGEECPTTEWHASPVARRRVAEAGLDGPDALHGWFMEQVGRHLLDAGRRPLGWTETGADLPPYFTVMPWRDTVHGRTAARRGHQVVMAPHRSTYLDYPQSARFDEPPGQPGAVVDLRTVHGTDPAPAHWSPEETARVLGTQAQLWTEFVPTAAHAEYLTFPRLCALAETAWTGRRDWPGFQARLRHHRTRLDTLRVPRRLSPTSVQGEEPR, encoded by the coding sequence ATGCCCGTGCCCCAGCTCGTCCCCCACCCCACCCAACTCACCGTCCTGCCCGGCAGGTTCACCTTCGACGCCGACACCGCGCTCAAGATCGCCCCCGGTGCCGGGGTCGCCGCGGAGCTGCTGCGTACCCTCCTGGAGCCGGCCACCGGACTCCGGCTGCCCGAGCGCCCGGACGGCCCCGTCGTCCTCGCCCTCGACCCGGCCCTCACAGGCCTCGGCGACGAGGGATACGGCCTCACCGTCGGTCCCGAGGGAGTCCTGCTATGCGCCGCGCGCCCCCGGGGCCTGCTGGCCGGGGTCCAGACACTCCGTCAACTCCTGCCCGTCCAGGCACTGCTCGACGAACCCGTCACCGGCGTCGAATGGTCAGTGCCCTGCGTACAGATCACCGACGTGCCCCGGTTCTCCTGGCGCGGAGCCATGCTCGACGTCGCCCGCCACTTCCGGCCCGTCTCCTTCCTCCGGAGATACGTCGACCTCCTCGCCCTCCACAAGCTCAACGTCCTCCACCTCCACCTCACCGACGACCAGGGCTGGCGCATGCCGATCGCCGGCTACCCCCGGCTCACCGAGATCGGCGGCCTCCCGCACGGCGGCGCCTACACCCGCTCCGAACTCGCCGGTCTGGTACGGCACGCGGCTGAGCGGGGCGTCACCGTCGTGCCCGAGATCGAGATGCCCGGCCACGCCAGAGCGGCCCTGGCCGCCTACCCCGAACTCGGCAACCGACCGGACCGCGTCCTCGGCGTCTGGGACCACTGGGGTGTGTGCGACACCGTCCTCGGTGTCCACGACGGGGTCCTCGACTTCTGCCGCGACGTACTCGACGAGGTGCTCGACGTCTTCCCCTCGCCCCACATCCACATCGGAGGGGAGGAGTGCCCGACCACCGAATGGCACGCCTCGCCCGTCGCCCGCCGACGCGTCGCCGAGGCGGGACTCGACGGCCCGGACGCCCTGCACGGCTGGTTCATGGAACAGGTCGGGCGCCATCTCCTCGACGCCGGCCGCCGACCGCTCGGCTGGACCGAGACAGGCGCCGACCTCCCCCCGTACTTCACCGTCATGCCCTGGCGGGACACCGTCCACGGGCGCACGGCAGCCCGCCGGGGCCACCAGGTCGTCATGGCCCCCCACCGCTCCACGTACCTCGACTACCCCCAGTCGGCCAGGTTCGACGAGCCGCCCGGCCAGCCGGGCGCCGTCGTCGACCTGCGCACCGTCCACGGCACCGATCCCGCCCCGGCCCACTGGAGCCCGGAGGAGACCGCGCGGGTCCTCGGCACCCAGGCGCAGCTGTGGACCGAGTTCGTCCCCACCGCCGCGCACGCCGAGTACCTGACCTTCCCCCGGCTCTGCGCCCTGGCCGAGACCGCCTGGACCGGGCGCCGGGACTGGCCGGGCTTCCAGGCCCGGCTGCGCCACCACCGGACCCGGCTCGACACCCTCCGGGTGCCGCGCCGCCTTTCCCCCACCTCCGTCCAAGGAGAGGAACCCCGATGA
- a CDS encoding GntR family transcriptional regulator: MKDSPSGGVLKRERVREHLLGLIETGRPGEPIPSERTLCATLGVSRPTLRAAVDELVATGVLVREHGRGMFVAPAKITQQLAPDDAAFTVPRASGSWSSTVLESARLRAGARIGRKLRLSPAAELLYIARLRLVDGSPMAIEHLHIPADLVPSALTAQELEAGDLYDHLRDHHRVHVREATQSIEPTVVSEAEAALLDVPVLSPALLIERLTLDTSGRPVEYVHSVYRGDRYRIVSRLDFTHDGVVTSSTAGDAY, from the coding sequence ATGAAGGACAGCCCCTCGGGCGGGGTGCTGAAGAGGGAGCGCGTACGGGAGCATCTGCTGGGTCTGATCGAGACAGGCCGCCCCGGCGAACCGATCCCTTCGGAGCGCACCCTGTGTGCCACGCTCGGCGTCTCACGCCCCACCCTGCGCGCCGCCGTCGACGAACTCGTCGCGACGGGCGTGCTGGTACGGGAGCACGGGCGCGGCATGTTCGTCGCACCGGCCAAGATCACCCAGCAACTCGCCCCGGACGACGCGGCCTTCACCGTTCCCCGCGCCTCCGGAAGCTGGTCCAGCACGGTGCTCGAGTCCGCCAGGCTCCGGGCCGGCGCGCGCATCGGCCGCAAGCTCCGTCTCTCCCCCGCCGCCGAGCTGCTCTACATCGCCCGGCTCCGTCTGGTCGACGGCTCCCCCATGGCGATCGAGCACCTCCACATCCCGGCGGATCTCGTCCCCTCCGCGCTCACCGCGCAGGAGTTGGAGGCCGGCGACCTGTACGACCATCTCAGGGACCACCACCGCGTCCATGTCCGGGAGGCGACGCAGTCGATCGAGCCCACCGTCGTCAGCGAGGCGGAGGCGGCCCTCCTGGACGTCCCCGTCCTCTCCCCCGCGCTGCTGATCGAGCGCCTCACCCTCGACACCTCGGGCCGGCCGGTCGAGTACGTCCACTCGGTGTACCGGGGCGACCGCTACCGGATCGTCTCCCGGCTCGACTTCACCCACGACGGCGTCGTGACCTCCTCGACGGCCGGGGATGCATACTGA